ctctggctaatgccttgatgCAGGGCACCTATTATCACTCCTCTGCAAGGGTTTTTGGCCCTTTATCTCAGTGCATACATCTCAACTCCATAGATTTCAAGAGGGAAGTTTTTCTGTACATCTTCCTTAACGACAGTCAGACCAGCTTTCTCAAAGATTCTCTTCAATTCTTTACTGGACCTGGTTACACTGCTGTCCTGTTCATCCAAAATCACACCTTCCCTAGAAATGTTCTCTTTCACACAGATTATGCCATTTTCTTTCAGCCCCGTCTTGCATCTCTTGAAGAAATTAACAAGATGGTCATCCGAGAGATGTCCAAGTACCCACTGGATCCATATGACGTCGTACCATTGAGCCTGCGGGACAAACTGGTGTAACCCACTGCAGATGTACTTTCCCATTTTGCTGCTGCTCTCTCCTATATACTTCGGAGCTGCATCCacaaacttttgattttgttccacCATGTCCACTTGCTGGAAGAGAGGGAGGAGGAGATGTTTGGACACACGACCAATGCCGGCTCCACAGTCGAGGGCTCTCTCATTTAAAACTCTATCATCCCATTCGCACTGCAATGAAAGGAAACGATTTAATAATGTTATAATAataacatcaaaattaaaaacatttggcaaaaaacctGTATGAATAAAAACATCTTTTCTCACCACCGGAAAAGGAAATGTTAGCGGTGACATTCAGGAACGCTAAAAAAACTGGATGTACAATGTAATGTATAATCAGCTTTAGAGCCCAACAAACAACCCACATTGTGATGTTTCTTCAATTAGTCTCGGAGCTAAATCTCTGGGAGAACTTGCAGACCTTAAGAAAAGTAGACACAACTAACCATCTTTCACCAAGCTGTAGTGGGTCACCTCGCCATTCCAGTGTGACACCATTCAAATTCATTCAGGcaatcctgacttttagaccacctgCGCTATATCTCAAATATTATACTATTTCATCAacgtttaatattctaacaagcttaatctaaaagtttcatctaaggagtcaagctttattattaagcaaaaatatccaacaagctatttaaatgatttttttacccgttttttaacaagctaaaacccatttttgaaaaGACgcttaaaaaatcaattttttcatCGGGGAgtacagtgacctacctaatattactaatctatgtttccgatgatatccaggaagctaaaatattgtgaaagagggcagggctttgtTTGAGtataatgagggaaattacggggtaaaatacataatgtttttcgagaaatttgccatcttgaatgaatgcagaattgcgtcacgcagtaaaacgatgtcaaacactcttgaaaatgcatgatacgctagcgtaaattaccgtcaaaacgagcgtacatcaagcgcttgtgctacgtGAAAATTTCAgagctggcatcaccggttttgttaccagggctctcttttacgtcaaaaatggctataaaaacgtgaattttggaacaaaataaagcttgttcaatggaataaaaggtatgtttgtacctgtagttgaaaacatgttttaaccttgttgcgaaagtttaatgataaatttgcaatttgtacagACTACAGTACGGTATACAAAATGAttttaggtatgccaggtgaattcaaatttgccatcaaactgcatcattttatacaatgtacatcaaattaaagcccttgagtaaagaaagtgaACACTGAatacctttttgtcatagcacttttcgtagcaaagttacatctagtcaaagattgactttcatcaaaaagattcagctggcaaaattcccccaaaaagcatttcgggggtgtttcatgacgatagcagctttttttaatggaa
Above is a genomic segment from Amphiura filiformis chromosome 17, Afil_fr2py, whole genome shotgun sequence containing:
- the LOC140136895 gene encoding N-terminal Xaa-Pro-Lys N-methyltransferase 1-B-like, encoding MAVAKYAMNKDSFYQDAANYWETVPATVNGMLGGYGHISSKDIGGSIQFLKPFLTCEWDDRVLNERALDCGAGIGRVSKHLLLPLFQQVDMVEQNQKFVDAAPKYIGESSSKMGKYICSGLHQFVPQAQWYDVIWIQWVLGHLSDDHLVNFFKRCKTGLKENGIICVKENISREGVILDEQDSSVTRSSKELKRIFEKAGLTVVKEDVQKNFPLEIYGVEMYALR